One Paroedura picta isolate Pp20150507F chromosome 16, Ppicta_v3.0, whole genome shotgun sequence genomic region harbors:
- the LOC143826852 gene encoding olfactory receptor 2AP1-like → MKKAAEENRTTVTEFLLLGFGDLGDQQLLLYLLFLVIYMVTMVGNMLIVVLVVVDHHLHTPMYFFLGNLACLETCYSSTILPVILVNLFHGGQGTISVAGCLTQYYFFSFLAGSECYLLAAMSYDRYVAICKPLLYVALMNGKVCLQLVAGSWLSGSLAVNTLIYLMHQLNFCGPFEINHFFCDFNPILYLSCSDTHVIKIVCFFLSAVFSLPPFLLTLTSYGYIISAILRIPSASGRQKAFSTCSSHLIVVSIFYGTIMIVYLLPKSETLEDLNKVFSLLYTVLTPLLNPMIYSLRNRDVKVAFRRTLAKFYAFERI, encoded by the coding sequence ATgaaaaaagcagcagaagaaaacagaacaaCAGTCACTGAATTCCTTCTACTGGGCTTTGGGGATCTGGGGGATCAACAACTGCTTCTATATTTGCTCTTCTTAGTGATCTACATGGTAACCATGGTGGGGAATATGCTTATTGTGGTGTTGGTGGTGGTTGACCACCACCTTcacacccccatgtatttcttcttGGGCAATTTAGCATGCTTGGAGACTTGCTACAGCTCCACTATCCTTCCTGTGATACTGGTTAATCTGTTTCATGGGGGCCAAGGAACCATTTCTGTGGCAGGCTGCTTGACACAGTATTACTTCTTCAGTTTCTTGGCAGGTTCCGAATGTTATCTCCTAGCAGCAATGTCTTATGATAGGTACGTGGCAATATGTAAGCCACTGCTCTATGTGGCACTTATGAATGGCAAGGTGTGCCTCCAGCTAGTAGCCGGATCTTGGCTCAGTGGTTCCTTGGCTGTGAACACATTAATATATTTAATGCACCAACTGAACTTTTGTGGACCTTTTGAAATCAACCATTTCTTTTGTGACTTTAACCCCATCTTATACCTGTCTTGCAGTGATACACATGTCATAAAAATTGTATGTTTCTTCCTATCTGCTgtgttttccctccccccatttttgttAACACTGACATCATATGGCTACATCATCTCTGCCATCCTCAGAATCCCATCTGCctctggcaggcagaaggcctttTCTACCTGCTCCTCTCATCTCATTGTTGTATCCATTTTCTATGGAACTATAATGATTGTTTATTTGTTGCCCAAATCAGAGACCCTGGAAGACCTCAACAAAGTCTTCTCCCTTTTGTACACAGTCCTGACCCCTTTGTTAAATCCCATGATATACAGCCTGAGAAACAGGGATGTAAAAGTAGCCTTCAGGAGGACTTTAGCTAAgttttatgcatttgaaagaataTAA